One Phaseolus vulgaris cultivar G19833 chromosome 4, P. vulgaris v2.0, whole genome shotgun sequence DNA window includes the following coding sequences:
- the LOC137837672 gene encoding 1-aminocyclopropane-1-carboxylate oxidase homolog 1-like, giving the protein MATTSTNQLESESSKDSTYDRIAEVKAFEETKLGVKGLLDSGVTKIPRMFYHTKVEDHTENTPNDSKFIVPIIDLKDIDTNSSLRVEALDKIRRACKEWGFFQVVNHGIGVEVLDEMICGIQRFHEQDGELRKTFYSRDRNKKVRYFSNGSLFTDPASNWRDTIAFFSTPDPEEIPAVCRDIVIEYSEKVKALGLSISELFSEALGLPPSYLNELDYFEGEFHLCHYYPPCPEPELTMGTSRHTDISFMTILLQDQIGGLEILHENQWVDVHPVHGSLVVNIGDLLQLITNDMLVSVYHRVLSRHIGPRISVATFFSSSFPQSTSKVVGPIKELLSENNPPIYRDTTIADIKEHYFKKGLDGNSSLDSFRLCSG; this is encoded by the exons ATGGCGACCACAAGCACAAATCAGTTAGAGTCGGAGAGCAGTAAGGATTCCACTTATGATAGAATAGCTGAAGTCAAAGCCTTTGAGGAAACAAAACTTGGGGTTAAAGGGCTGTTAGATTCTGGAGTCACAAAGATCCCACGCATGTTCTATCATACCAAGGTGGAAGACCACACTGAAAACACACCAAATGACTCAAAGTTTATTGTCCCCATCATAGACCTTAAAGACATAGACACAAATTCATCCCTGCGCGTTGAAGCACTTGACAAGATTAGAAGGGCATGCAAGGAGTGGGGATTTTTCCAGGTAGTGAATCATGGTATTGGTGTTGAGGTTTTGGATGAGATGATATGTGGAATCCAAAGGTTTCATGAACAAGATGGTGAGTTGAGGAAAACCTTTTACTCAAGGGATCGGAATAAGAAAGTTAGATATTTCTCCAATGGTAGCCTTTTTACAGATCCTGCTTCTAACTGGAGGGACACAATTGCCTTTTTTTCTACTCCTGATCCAGAAGAAATACCAGCAGTGTGCAG AGATATTGTGATTGAATATTCAGAGAAAGTAAAGGCATTAGGCTTATCAATCTCTGAGCTGTTCTCAGAGGCTCTTGGCCTTCCTCCTTCTTACCTTAATGAGTTAGACTATTTTGAAGGAGAATTTCATTTGTGTCACTACTATCCACCATGCCCTGAACCTGAATTAACTATGGGTACTTCAAGGCACACTGATATTAGCTTCATGACAATTCTTCTGCAAGACCAGATTGGTGGTCTTGAAATTCTTCATGAGAATCAGTGGGTTGATGTTCATCCAGTGCATGGATCTCTTGTTGTAAACATTGGGGATCTTCTGCAG CTTATAACAAATGACATGTTAGTCAGTGTGTATCATCGGGTCTTATCAAGGCATATAGGCCCCAGAATTTCAGTagcaaccttcttttcaagctCATTTCCACAGAGTACATCAAAGGTTGTTGGTCCAATAAAAGAATTGTTATCAGAAAACAATCCACCAATCTATAGGGACACTACCATAGCAGATATTAAAGAGCATTATTTTAAGAAAGGCCTCGATGGAAACAGTTCCTTGGACAGCTTTAGGTTGTGCAGTGGTTGA
- the LOC137837671 gene encoding 1-aminocyclopropane-1-carboxylate oxidase homolog 1-like, producing MIRYHIFLSMATGFSLHSLHLTKLHSPNPTMHNPKPSPRVCHTHSPNRISEVISFEESKTGVKGILESGVTKVPPMFHVNLDPTDTSPTDSSLAFPIVDLRDIDTDSARRVEVVDRVQSACHEWGFFQVVNHGIDVEVLEEMLDGIRRFHEQDGEERKRFYCREKEKKVRYFSNGKLLRDMAAHWRDTIAFVANPHPPNAAEMPHVCRDIVTEYTKKVRGLGITIFELLSEALGLKSSYFKEMDCAEALYILGQYYPQCPEPELTMGITKHTDCDFMTILLQDQIGGLQVLHQNQWVDVPPVHGALVINIGDILQLMTNDRFISVYHRVLSKNIGPRISVATFFMNFTISECTSKLYGPIKELLSEENPPVYMDVTMKEILTNYYARGHDGNSYLRPLRL from the exons ATGATAAGGTATCATATTTTTCTCTCCATGGCAACTGGTTTTTCTCTTCATTCTCTCCATCTAACCAAACTCCACTCTCCAAATCCAACAATGCATAATCCCAAACCGTCACCGCGCGTGTGCCACACCCACTCTCCCAACAGAATATCCGAGGTTATATCGTTCGAAGAGTCGAAAACCGGCGTCAAAGGTATTCTAGAATCAGGGGTCACAAAAGTCCCACCCATGTTCCACGTCAACCTGGACCCCACCGACACGTCACCCACCGACTCCTCCCTTGCCTTCCCGATCGTTGACCTCCGCGACATCGACACCGACTCCGCACGGCGCGTGGAGGTGGTTGACCGGGTTCAGAGCGCGTGCCACGAGTGGGGGTTCTTTCAGGTGGTGAATCATGGGATTGACGTGGAGGTTTTGGAGGAGATGCTGGATGGGATTCGCCGGTTTCATGAGCAAGACGGTGAGGAGAGGAAACGGTTTTATTGTAGagaaaaggagaagaaagtaaGGTATTTCTCGAATGGGAAACTGCTCAGAGACATGGCTGCTCATTGGAGAGACACCATTGCATTTGTGGCGAATCCTCACCCTCCCAACGCTGCTGAAATGCCACATGTCTGCAG AGATATTGTGACTGAATATACCAAAAAAGTAAGGGGTTTGGGCATTACAATCTTTGAGCTACTGTCAGAGGCTCTTGGCCTTAAATCTTCTTACTTCAAGGAAATGGACTGTGCTGAGGCACTTTACATTTTGGGTCAGTACTATCCCCAATGCCCTGAACCTGAATTGACTATGGGCATTACAAAGCACACTGACTGTGACTTCATGACAATACTTCTGCAAGACCAGATTGGTGGccttcaagttcttcatcagAATCAATGGGTTGATGTTCCTCCGGTGCATGGAGCTCTTGTTATAAACATTGGAGATATTCTACAG CTTATGACAAATGACAGGTTCATCAGTGTTTACCACCGGGTCCTGTCCAAGAATATAGGCCCTCGAATTTCTGTAGCAACCTTCTTCATGAATTTTACCATATCTGAGTGCACATCGAAGCTTTATGGTCCAATAAAGGAATTGTTATCAGAAGAAAACCCTCCTGTCTACATGGACGTTACTATGAAAGAAATCTTGACAAATTATTATGCTAGAGGCCATGATGGGAACTCTTACTTGCGGCCTTTAAGGTTGTGA
- the LOC137837670 gene encoding homeobox-leucine zipper protein ANTHOCYANINLESS 2-like, with amino-acid sequence MEGRSEMGLIGESFDTSNLLGRLRDDDYESRSESDNFDGGSGDDQDVGDDQPQRKKKKYHRHTPQQIQDLEAFFKECPHPDEKQRTDLSKRLGLENKQVKFWFQNRRTQMKTQLERHENMVLKQENDKLRAENGVMKEALANPICNNCGGPAIPGQISLEEHQTRIENARLKDELNRICTLANKFLGRSLSSLATPMSLPPTNAGLELAIGRNGIGGSSNFGMPLPIGFEVGDGGLGSSPAMQSMAARVPVGMMGNEIHLERSMLIDIAINAMDELVKMARQDNPLWIKSSDGRNEVLNCEEYAGIFPTFVGTKPAGYVTEATRATGVVLASSLGLVETFMDVDRWSEMFSSMVASACTLDVLSSGTNGTRNGALQVMLAEFQLLSPLVPTRQLSFLRFCKQHAEGVWVVVDVSVDIIRNAANSHPLMSCKRLPSGCIIQDMTNGLSKITWVEHSQYDEGVIHQLCRPLVSSGIGFGAQRWIASLLRQCDCLAILMSPPAPSDDPIVLSQSNRRSIMKLAQRMTECFCSGICASSARKWDVLHIGSLADDMKIMARKTVDDPNEAPGIVLSASTSVWMPVSRQRVFDFLRNEQLRGEWDMLSKGGPMKEMLHVPKGQEHGNCVSILHYANNESNMFYLQESWTDASGSMVVYSPINMQSLNMMMNCGDSSFVALRPSGFAILPDGHSNNSDNNDGGGSCLLTVGLQMLQNDNQSAKFTMESVQTVNSLLSCTIQKVKEALGVS; translated from the exons ATGGAAGGTCGTAGTGAAATGGGGCTAATTGGAGAGAGTTTTGATACGAGTAATTTGCTGGGGAGGCTTAGGGATGATGACTATGAAAGTCGGTCAGAAAGTGATAATTTTGATGGTGGATCTGGTGATGATCAAGATGTTGGCGATGATCAACcacaaagaaagaagaagaaataccATAGACACACTCCTCAACAAATCCAGGATCTTGAAGC ATTCTTTAAGGAGTGTCCTCATCCTGATGAGAAGCAAAGAACTGATCTCAGTAAGAGGCTTGGCTTGGAGAATAAGCAAGTGAAGTTCTGGTTTCAGAATCGACGAACCCAAATGAAA ACACAATTGGAAAGGCACGAGAACATGGTTCTTAAGCAGGAGAATGACAAGCTCAGAGCTGAGAATGGTGTGATGAAGGAAGCTTTGGCTAATCCTATATGTAACAACTGTGGTGGTCCAGCCATTCCTGGTCAAATTTCATTGGAGGAGCACCAGACAAGAATTGAAAACGCTCGTCTGAAGGATGAACTGAACCGAATATGTACATTAGCAAACAAGTTCTTGGGCAGGTCCCTCTCATCACTGGCCACTCCTATGTCTCTGCCACCCACAAATGCTGGTCTTGAACTTGCCATTGGAAGAAATGGAATTGGTGGTTCAAGCAATTTTGGCATGCCCTTGCCAATTGGGTTTGAGGTTGGTGATGGAGGTTTAGGCTCCTCACCTGCAATGCAAAGTATGGCTGCTAGAGTACCAGTGGGAATGATGGGAAACGAAATCCATCTCGAAAGATCTATGCTTATAGATATTGCAATAAATGCTATGGATGAATTAGTTAAGATGGCTCGACAAGATAACCCTCTTTGGATTAAGAGTTCTGATGGTAGGAACGAAGTACTAAACTGTGAGGAATACGCAGGAATATTTCCTACCTTTGTTGGAACAAAACCTGCTGGCTATGTAACTGAAGCTACAAGGGCTACTGGAGTTGTATTAGCCAGCAGTTTAGGCCTTGTGGAAACATTCATGGACGTG GATCGGTGGTCAGAGATGTTTTCATCTATGGTGGCTAGTGCTTGCACTTTGGATGTGTTATCTAGTGGCACAAATGGAACGAGAAATGGAGCTTTGCAAGTG ATGTTAGCTGAATTTCAACTGCTTTCCCCACTGGTCCCTACTCGTCAATTGAGTTTCCTCAGGTTCTGCAAGCAACATGCTGAAGGTGTATGGGTTGTGGTTGATGTTTCTGTTGATATCATTCGTAATGCTGCCAATTCACATCCATTAATGAGTTGTAAGAGGCTTCCTTCTGGTTGTATCATTCAGGACATGACCAATGGTTTGTCCAAG ATTACATGGGTTGAACATTCTCAGTATGATGAGGGTGTGATCCACCAACTTTGTCGTCCATTGGTTAGCTCTGGCATTGGCTTTGGTGCTCAGAGATGGATTGCATCTCTCCTAAGACAGTGTGACTGCTTGGCAATCCTCATGTCCCCTCCTGCTCCATCTGATGACCCTATAG TCCTTAGCCAATCCAATAGGAGAAGCATCATGAAGCTGGCACAACGCATGACTGAGTGCTTCTGCTCAGGGATTTGTGCTTCATCTGCACGCAAGTGGGATGTTCTTCACATTGGTAGTCTGGCAGATGACATGAAAATCATGGCCAGGAAAACTGTGGACGACCCAAATGAGGCTCCTGGCATTGTATTGAGTGCTTCAACTTCTGTCTGGATGCCCGTTTCCCGACAAAGGGTGTTTGACTTCTTACGTAATGAACAGTTGAGAGGGGAATGGGACATGTTGTCCAAAGGTGGTCCAATGAAGGAGATGCTCCATGTTCCCAAAGGCCAAGAACATGGAAACTGTGTTTCCATCCTTCAT TATGCTAATAACGAGAGTAACATGTTTTATCTGCAAGAGTCATGGACTGATGCATCTGGCTCAATGGTTGTATATTCTCCCATCAACATGCAATCTTTGAACATGATGATGAACTGTGGAGATTCATCATTTGTGGCTCTTCGTCCCTCAGGATTTGCTATTCTGCCAGACGGCCACTCCAACAACAGTGACAACAATGATGGTGGCGGTAGCTGTTTGCTAACAGTTGGATTacaaatgttgcagaatgaCAACCAATCAGCCAAGTTCACAATGGAGTCAGTTCAAACTGTGAATTCCCTCCTTTCATGCACCATTCAAAAGGTCAAAGAAGCATTAGGTGTTTCATGA